One genomic region from Quercus robur chromosome 4, dhQueRobu3.1, whole genome shotgun sequence encodes:
- the LOC126722657 gene encoding uncharacterized protein LOC126722657 yields the protein MLFDKLLAKRQDSSSSSSSGGMEGMKLMFHLLLPLCVHWIAEEMTVSVLVDVITNALCPGESTCTQAIYLNGFKQTLVGIFKMVVLPLLGQLADEHGRKPLLLLTISTSIFPFAILAWNQSTGFVCAYYVLRIISFILSQGSIFCIAIAYTADVVEENKRAAAFSWITGLCAASHVLGNLLALFLPEKYIFPVSIALLIFCPVYMQLFLVETVKLAPKRDQDSACLTTPIKIIQKRYKSMKDAATIVMSSPTLRGISLVSFFFELGKSGINFVLMYYLKAVFGFDKNEFSEILMLVGFGSIISQMLVLPLINPLVGEKVILCIGILASIAYALFNGLAWAPWVPFMAATFKVVVVLVRPATYAIISRASSSNDQGKAQGFVAGVESLSSLLSPLVMSPLTSWFLSSSAPFNCKGFSIICASICMMISLCFAFLLEPGAPSSNNSEDDIESPLLSES from the exons ATGTTGTTCGACAAATTACTAGCAAAACGACAAGACAGTAGTAGCAGTAGTAGTAGTGGCGGCATGGAGGGAATGAAGCTGATGTTTCACTTGCTACTACCACTCTGTGTCCATTGGATCGCTGAAGAAATGACTGTTTCTGTTCTTGTTGATGTTATTACCAACGCTCTATGTCCTGGAGAGTCAACTTGTACTCAAGCTATTTATCTTAATGGCTTTAAACAGACG TTGGTTGGAATTTTCAAGATGGTGGTGCTTCCACTTTTAGGTCAGCTTGCAGATGAACATGGGCGTAAACCACTGCTCCTTCTTACTATATCCACTTCCATTTTCCCATTTG CTATACTTGCCTGGAATCAGTCTACAGGATTTGTATGTGCTTACTATGTGCTTCGTATAATATCTTTTATTCTAAGTCAAGGGAGTATTTTCTGCATTGCTATTGCTTATACG GCGGATGTTGTTGAAGAGAATAAGAGGGCAGCAGCTTTTAGTTGGATAACAGGCCTTTGTGCTGCTTCGCATGTCTTGGGAAATCTTCTGGCACTTTTTCTCCCAGAAAAGTACATTTTTCCT GTTTCAATAGCTCTCTTGATCTTTTGTCCAGTTTATATGCAACTCTTTCTGGTTGAGACGGTTAAGCTGGCTCCAAAGAGGGACCAAGATTCAGCTTGCTTGACTACGCCAATCAAAATTATCCAGAAACGATACAAATCAATGAAAGATGCTGCTACAATAGTTATGAGCAG TCCTACATTAAGGGGCATATCTCtggtttctttcttctttgagtTGGGAAAGTCTGGCATCAACTTTGTCTTAATG TACTATCTGAAGGCAGTTTTTGGTTTTGACAAAAATGAGTTCTCAGAAATTCTGATGCTCGTGGGATTTGGTTCAATTATTTCACAG ATGTTGGTGCTTCCACTAATAAATCCATTGGTTGGAGAGAAGGTGATATTGTGCATAGGAATACTTGCATCAATAGCTTAT GCATTATTCAATGGCCTTGCATGGGCGCCATGG GTACCATTCATGGCTGCCACATTTAAAGTGGTAGTTGTCCTTGTAAGACCTGCT ACTTATGCCATTATTTCAAGAGCATCGAGCTCAAACGATCAG GGAAAAGCACAAGGATTTGTGGCTGGTGTGGAATCATTATCAAGTTTGTTATCACCACTTGTAATGAGTCCATTGACTT CATGGTTCTTATCTAGTAGTGCTCCTTTCAACTGCAAAGGTTTCAGTATTATATGCGCATCTATATGCATG ATGATTTCTTTATGTTTTGCTTTCCTGCTTGAACCTGGGGCACCTTCAAGCAATAATTCAGAGGATGACATTGAATCACCATTGCTAAGTGAGAGTTGA